From Nicotiana tabacum cultivar K326 chromosome 15, ASM71507v2, whole genome shotgun sequence, the proteins below share one genomic window:
- the LOC107784192 gene encoding non-specific lipid transfer protein GPI-anchored 7, with the protein MFSSKMSALITVVVTVAIMAATVAEAQTPSCAAKLVPCAPYLNSTKPPAECCDPLKEAITNELDCLCKLYENPTVLPSFGINITQALALPKACNIPGDLSSCNGNAAPGPGSETLPPPATPGGKNDNNGVNKIAWTGTSSLLVLFASLVLA; encoded by the exons atgtTTTCTTCCAAAATGTCTGCTCTGATCACGGTGGTAGTCACGGTGGCTATTATGGCGGCGACGGTGGCAGAAGCTCAAACGCCGTCGTGTGCTGCGAAATTAGTCCCATGTGCACCTTACCTTAATTCCACCAAACCGCCGGCAGAATGTTGTGATCCGCTGAAAGAAGCCATAACTAATGAACTCGATTGTCTGTGTAAATTGTACGAAAATCCTACGGTGTTGCCTTCATTTGGTATTAATATTACTCAAGCACTTGCACTTCCTAAAGCATGTAATATTCCTGGTGATCTCAGTTCTTGCAATG GTAACGCTGCTCCAGGTCCTGGTTCTGAAACCTTGCCACCACCAG CAACACCAGGTGGGAAAAATGATAACAATGGAGTAAACAAGATTGCATGGACTGGAACCTCAAGTTTACTTGTTCTTTTTGCTTCTTTAGTGCTTGCTTAG
- the LOC107784190 gene encoding 21 kDa protein-like, translated as MANFSLHHFLILFLFFHCIFVKVVTESVTSQNPAATNFIKTSCKNTLYPTVCIQSLSAYANTILLNEQQLAQAALSISFKKAKLAADFISKITKIRGLKPREFQAAKDCLSTMNDSVYQLNRSIPELSQSGQLAAGQDFTWHVSNVQTWISAALTDENACLDMFNNPSMDGKIKALVRARVFAAAQVTSNALALVYHFAERH; from the coding sequence atgGCCAACTTTAGTCTTCATCACTTCTTAATACTTTTCTTGTTTTTCCATTGTATTTTTGTCAAAGTCGTTACTGAGTCTGTCACGTCCCAAAATCCCGCAGCCACAAACTTCATTAAAACCTCATGCAAAAATACTTTATACCCTACCGTATGTATCCAATCTCTCTCTGCCTACGCAAATACCATTCTACTAAATGAGCAACAACTCGCTCAAGCAGCATTATCTATTAGTTTTAAAAAAGCCAAACTTGCTGCCgattttatttccaaaattacaaaaataagggGATTAAAGCCAAGAGAATTTCAAGCTGCTAAAGATTGTTTATCCACCATGAATGATAGTGTTTATCAGCTTAATCGATCGATACCCGAGCTTAGCCAAAGCGGACAATTAGCAGCAGGACAAGATTTTACTTGGCATGTTAGTAATGTTCAAACATGGATTAGTGCTGCACTTACTGATGAAAATGCTTGTCTTGATATGTTTAATAATCCTTCTATGGATGGAAAAATTAAGGCTTTGGTTAGGGCTAGAGTCTTTGCTGCTGCACAAGTTACTAGTAATGCACTTGCTTTGGTTTATCACTTTGCAGAGAGACACTAA